A part of Geoanaerobacter pelophilus genomic DNA contains:
- a CDS encoding bacteriohemerythrin has translation MSIRKYRHWPVMAKILTIPIVSLIVIIFSVEFAVVPMTGKKLLEEKKDATRQVVEVAYGIIEGYAKLAKDGKLPVEEAQNQSIAAIKQLRYTGKEYFWINDLGKPVPKMIMHPTVPALDGKVLDDPKFNKATSKQDGVNGPIVKLDKANLFVTFNEAVSSSTGQGFVMYEWPKPINGGGVTTDLFTKLSFVKKFEPWGWVVGSGIYIDDIAKEASKFRLWAYGGTLLFSVFMLILAWSVANGIKRGLREVVEGLKHMASGDADLTQRLEVKRQDETGELATAFNNFLENLQKIISMVMQNATKVAQASVDMKKRSEEMANSAERVAMDAMTVATASEEMSATSNDIAGNCIRAVETSQRTSGFARDGSTVVNNTITVMDRIAEQVRSSSTTVGSLGEKSNQIGAIIGTIQDIADQTNLLALNAAIEAARAGEQGRGFAVVADEVRALAERTSKATKEISEMIKAIQAETMGAVEAMTHGVNEVQDGTSEAARSGEALNQILAQVDEVTQQINQIATAAEEQTATTGEISNNIGRITNDAHTSSQYAQETTRAAEELNSLAEALISAIDRFRTIIKWNDRMSVNVRQFDDQHKQLVAMVHKLNSAMKNGEGNKVIGEILMGLVTYADSHFTQEERLMQQHSYPNYAAHKQIHDDLRKQVSEVIVEFEAGRAVPAAIMSFLSDWLINHIMKVDKEYGGYFNKKGIR, from the coding sequence ATGTCCATCAGGAAATACCGGCATTGGCCAGTTATGGCCAAGATACTGACTATCCCCATTGTCAGCCTCATTGTCATTATCTTCAGCGTCGAATTTGCCGTTGTCCCTATGACCGGCAAGAAGTTGCTGGAAGAGAAAAAGGATGCCACCCGCCAGGTGGTTGAGGTTGCCTATGGCATTATCGAGGGCTATGCAAAACTGGCCAAGGATGGCAAACTGCCCGTCGAAGAGGCGCAAAACCAGTCAATAGCCGCCATCAAGCAGCTCCGGTATACCGGCAAGGAGTATTTCTGGATCAATGACCTGGGCAAGCCGGTGCCGAAAATGATTATGCACCCCACGGTGCCTGCCCTGGACGGCAAGGTGCTCGATGACCCGAAGTTCAACAAGGCAACCAGCAAACAAGACGGCGTAAACGGTCCGATTGTCAAGCTGGACAAGGCCAACCTGTTCGTGACCTTCAATGAAGCGGTCAGCAGCAGTACCGGCCAGGGCTTCGTCATGTATGAATGGCCGAAACCGATCAACGGCGGCGGCGTGACCACGGATCTGTTTACCAAGCTCTCTTTTGTCAAGAAATTTGAACCGTGGGGTTGGGTCGTCGGCAGCGGCATCTATATCGACGATATTGCAAAAGAGGCCTCCAAGTTCAGGTTGTGGGCTTACGGCGGTACGCTGCTCTTTTCCGTGTTCATGCTGATTCTTGCCTGGTCGGTGGCTAACGGCATCAAGAGAGGTCTTAGAGAGGTTGTCGAAGGGCTCAAGCACATGGCCTCCGGTGATGCCGACCTCACCCAGCGGCTGGAGGTAAAACGGCAAGACGAAACCGGAGAACTGGCCACTGCCTTCAATAATTTCCTGGAAAACCTTCAGAAGATCATTTCGATGGTGATGCAGAATGCAACCAAGGTCGCCCAGGCTTCCGTGGATATGAAGAAACGGTCCGAGGAGATGGCGAACAGCGCCGAGCGCGTTGCTATGGACGCCATGACCGTGGCAACCGCCAGTGAGGAGATGTCGGCCACATCCAACGATATCGCCGGCAACTGCATTCGCGCGGTGGAAACCTCGCAAAGGACTTCCGGATTTGCCCGTGATGGCTCAACCGTAGTCAATAACACCATCACGGTAATGGACAGGATTGCCGAGCAGGTTCGTTCTTCCTCCACTACCGTCGGCTCCCTGGGTGAAAAATCAAATCAGATCGGCGCCATCATCGGCACCATCCAGGATATTGCCGACCAGACCAACCTCCTGGCGCTGAACGCCGCCATCGAGGCGGCACGGGCCGGAGAGCAGGGTCGCGGTTTTGCGGTCGTTGCCGATGAGGTCCGGGCTCTGGCCGAAAGGACCAGCAAGGCTACCAAAGAAATCAGCGAGATGATCAAGGCGATCCAGGCAGAAACAATGGGCGCTGTTGAGGCGATGACCCATGGGGTCAATGAGGTGCAGGACGGGACATCAGAGGCAGCCAGGTCAGGCGAGGCGCTGAACCAGATCCTGGCCCAGGTGGACGAGGTAACACAGCAGATCAACCAGATCGCGACCGCGGCAGAGGAGCAGACTGCCACTACCGGAGAGATCAGTAACAATATCGGCAGGATAACCAATGATGCCCACACTTCGTCACAATATGCCCAGGAGACGACAAGGGCCGCTGAAGAGCTGAACAGTCTCGCTGAGGCCTTGATCAGCGCCATCGACCGCTTCCGGACCATCATCAAGTGGAACGACCGGATGAGCGTTAATGTCCGGCAGTTTGACGACCAGCACAAGCAACTGGTCGCGATGGTCCACAAGCTGAACAGCGCCATGAAGAACGGCGAAGGGAACAAGGTCATCGGCGAGATCCTGATGGGGCTGGTGACCTATGCCGACTCCCACTTTACCCAGGAAGAGCGGTTAATGCAGCAGCACTCCTATCCTAATTATGCTGCCCACAAACAGATTCATGACGATCTCAGGAAACAGGTCAGTGAGGTAATCGTTGAATTTG